A region of Terriglobales bacterium DNA encodes the following proteins:
- a CDS encoding transposase: MPSRLKRYQHTGSDHFLTFSCFRRLALLRSAQAKHTFEQQLEQVRHWYGFLIFGYVVMPEHVHLLVSEPRQDDLRAAIQMLKQLVSRRLPHIGEGTPFWQPRYYDFNVFSNRKWVEKLKYIHRNPVERGLVQAPEEWPWSSYRHWLYGEEGTVEIESHWTFKKRQGVETERLRGEGSQLVV; this comes from the coding sequence ATGCCGTCTCGCCTCAAACGCTATCAACACACTGGCAGCGATCACTTTCTGACCTTCAGTTGTTTCCGACGGCTGGCGCTGTTGCGTTCCGCACAGGCGAAGCACACCTTTGAGCAGCAACTGGAGCAAGTGCGCCATTGGTACGGGTTCTTGATATTCGGGTATGTCGTGATGCCCGAGCACGTCCATCTGCTGGTGAGCGAGCCGAGGCAGGACGACTTACGAGCGGCGATCCAAATGCTGAAACAACTGGTTTCTCGTAGGCTGCCCCACATAGGCGAGGGAACTCCGTTCTGGCAGCCGAGATATTACGATTTCAATGTGTTCAGCAACCGCAAGTGGGTAGAGAAGTTGAAGTATATCCACCGGAATCCGGTGGAGCGAGGGTTGGTCCAGGCGCCGGAGGAGTGGCCGTGGAGCAGCTACCGGCACTGGTTGTACGGAGAGGAGGGGACGGTAGAGATTGAGTCGCACTGGACGTTCAAGAAACGGCAAGGTGTGGAGACTGAACGTCTACGGGGAGAGGGAAGTCAGTTGGTCGTGTGA
- a CDS encoding LptF/LptG family permease, whose product MRILTKYILREVLSHGLIGASIFTFVIFMRDLARILELVVRNSAPLPSVAEIFFFTLPTALTLTIPMGVLVGILIGLSRLAADSEVTAMRASGLGSGMVLRVISIFAVSAWLLALLNNVVVAPRSAAALAHLQNRLKSSQVSFEIQPRVFYEDFKDLVLYVQDATSGEGAARWKGVFLADISDPSAPKITMAQRGMVVNEGQDKLRFHLEDGSSHETDPHDLQQYSISTFAESDIPLQLPTSSQQPQQQTTPAMEVPTAQLRHKAEHIEANKQRSYLIEFHRRFALPTACLVLALVGIPLGLSAKKGGKSTGFVLTIALVFLYYFLSLSGMSLAQHAKLPVGLAMWMANLVFFVAGLILFWRVDRMPLEIGSLRGFWGRLTQQIQHRPPVFGDRVSGALERAISRKRVFSARFPLLLDDYILRDFAVYLGMIVGTFLILLLVFTFFELLKDITRVPLALVGEYLLTVTPYFLYNTTPISMLLAVLVTFGLLQKSNEVTAMKATGVSIYRVVMPVLMLAAVVAVGLFFFDQLYLPQLNKRQDSLRNQIKGKPAQTYLRPDRKWIFGQHSTIYYYEFFDPDQNRFASITAFEFDPHTFQMTRRIHANHAHWSDLLQRWIFEQGWTRSFEATKVEEFRPFEVATFNELNEPPAYFKKEVKQSSEMSYEELRRYIRDLQQSGFDVVRLKVQLHKKFAFPLMTFVMAILAVPFALSSGRRGALAGVAMAIGIAVIYWVGMGFFEAMGNASQLPPALAAWSPDLLFGLAGGYLLLKVPT is encoded by the coding sequence ATGCGCATTCTGACCAAGTACATCCTGCGCGAGGTCCTTTCTCACGGCCTCATCGGGGCATCTATCTTCACCTTCGTCATCTTCATGCGCGACCTCGCCCGAATTTTGGAGCTGGTCGTGCGCAATAGCGCTCCCCTTCCCAGTGTTGCGGAAATCTTCTTCTTCACACTCCCCACGGCCCTGACGCTTACTATTCCGATGGGAGTGCTAGTGGGCATCCTCATCGGTCTGAGCCGGCTTGCCGCTGATAGCGAGGTTACCGCCATGCGCGCCAGCGGCCTGGGTTCGGGGATGGTGTTGCGCGTGATCTCCATTTTTGCTGTCTCCGCCTGGTTGCTGGCGTTGCTCAACAACGTCGTGGTCGCGCCCCGCTCGGCGGCCGCTCTGGCGCATTTGCAGAACCGGCTAAAGAGTTCGCAGGTTTCGTTCGAGATCCAGCCGCGCGTCTTCTATGAAGATTTTAAGGACCTGGTGTTATACGTTCAGGATGCCACGAGCGGAGAGGGCGCAGCGCGCTGGAAAGGGGTTTTTCTGGCCGACATCAGCGATCCTTCCGCGCCTAAGATCACCATGGCCCAGCGCGGCATGGTGGTGAATGAAGGCCAGGATAAACTGCGGTTCCACCTGGAAGATGGTTCTTCGCACGAGACTGACCCTCACGATCTACAGCAGTACTCCATCTCAACCTTCGCCGAGAGCGATATTCCTCTGCAACTGCCCACCAGCAGCCAGCAGCCGCAACAGCAAACTACTCCGGCCATGGAGGTCCCCACTGCGCAGCTACGCCACAAAGCGGAACATATTGAGGCCAACAAACAGCGCAGTTATCTGATCGAATTTCATCGCCGTTTTGCCCTGCCCACCGCTTGCCTGGTGTTGGCTTTGGTAGGAATTCCCCTCGGCCTGTCAGCCAAAAAAGGAGGGAAGTCCACCGGCTTCGTCCTCACTATCGCTCTCGTATTTCTCTACTACTTCCTGTCCCTGTCGGGTATGTCGCTGGCGCAGCACGCCAAATTGCCTGTGGGATTGGCGATGTGGATGGCCAACCTCGTGTTCTTCGTGGCCGGGCTGATCCTGTTCTGGCGTGTCGACCGCATGCCGCTCGAGATCGGCAGTCTGCGCGGCTTCTGGGGCCGCTTAACTCAGCAGATCCAGCACCGGCCCCCGGTCTTCGGTGACAGGGTAAGCGGCGCTCTGGAGCGCGCCATCTCCCGCAAACGCGTCTTCAGCGCCCGTTTTCCGCTGCTGCTCGACGACTACATCCTGCGCGATTTTGCGGTGTACCTGGGAATGATTGTCGGAACGTTTCTGATCCTGCTCCTGGTCTTCACTTTCTTCGAACTGCTCAAGGACATCACTCGCGTCCCCCTCGCCCTGGTCGGCGAATATCTGCTGACCGTCACTCCCTACTTCCTATACAACACGACTCCCATCAGCATGCTGCTGGCGGTGCTGGTGACCTTCGGGCTGCTGCAGAAATCGAACGAAGTCACGGCGATGAAAGCCACTGGCGTAAGCATCTATCGGGTAGTGATGCCCGTGCTGATGCTGGCCGCCGTCGTAGCTGTCGGCCTTTTCTTCTTTGACCAGCTATACCTGCCGCAGTTGAACAAGCGCCAGGATTCGCTGCGCAACCAGATCAAAGGAAAGCCAGCGCAGACTTACCTGCGTCCGGACCGCAAGTGGATTTTTGGCCAACACTCCACTATCTACTACTACGAATTCTTTGATCCCGATCAGAACCGCTTCGCGAGCATTACCGCCTTCGAATTCGATCCCCACACCTTTCAGATGACGCGACGCATTCATGCCAATCATGCCCATTGGTCCGATTTGCTGCAGCGCTGGATCTTCGAACAGGGATGGACGCGCAGCTTCGAGGCGACCAAGGTCGAGGAGTTCCGCCCCTTCGAGGTAGCCACCTTCAACGAACTCAATGAACCGCCGGCTTATTTTAAGAAAGAAGTAAAGCAATCCTCAGAAATGAGCTATGAAGAACTGCGGCGCTACATTCGCGACCTGCAGCAGAGCGGATTTGATGTCGTTCGCCTGAAAGTGCAGCTGCATAAGAAATTTGCCTTCCCCTTAATGACCTTTGTCATGGCGATCCTGGCGGTTCCTTTCGCGCTGTCCTCCGGGCGTCGCGGCGCATTGGCGGGCGTGGCCATGGCCATCGGCATAGCGGTTATTTACTGGGTGGGAATGGGGTTTTTTGAAGCCATGGGAAACGCAAGCCAGCTGCCCCCCGCATTGGCCGCCTGGTCCCCCGACCTGCTGTTCGGATTGGCAGGGGGGTATCTCCTGTTGAAGGTTCCCACGTAA
- a CDS encoding methyltransferase domain-containing protein, whose amino-acid sequence MKRILVPERLDADAGTPRQIAAAMDDLRHINSWFGGISTTVHMLREVVLANGHHHLSFLDVGSGRGDFASIVRQRLAPEMKIDFALLDRRPSHLNFVDNGNGNGKRHVNGFRRIAGDGCAIPFQSNSFDVVGCTLFAHHLESDLLVEFVNEALRVARIAVLINDVRRSALCVALVYASLPCYRSAITWHDAPASARAAFTETELYSLLQQTNASRIQMDRLAIYRMGVIAWK is encoded by the coding sequence ATGAAGCGGATTCTCGTTCCCGAGCGGCTCGATGCTGATGCCGGGACGCCCAGGCAGATCGCCGCCGCCATGGACGATCTGCGGCATATCAATTCCTGGTTCGGCGGAATCAGTACCACCGTGCACATGTTGCGTGAGGTTGTCCTGGCGAACGGCCATCACCACCTGAGTTTTCTCGACGTCGGCTCGGGCAGAGGAGATTTCGCCAGCATCGTCCGGCAACGCCTGGCGCCGGAAATGAAGATTGATTTTGCGCTGCTGGATCGCCGGCCCTCTCATTTGAACTTTGTCGACAATGGCAATGGCAATGGCAAGCGGCATGTGAACGGTTTCCGCAGAATTGCTGGCGATGGCTGCGCAATCCCCTTCCAGAGCAACAGCTTTGATGTCGTCGGCTGTACGTTGTTTGCGCACCACCTGGAATCGGATTTGTTGGTTGAGTTTGTGAATGAGGCGCTCAGGGTGGCTCGGATCGCGGTGCTGATCAACGACGTCCGCCGCTCTGCCCTATGCGTGGCACTGGTCTACGCCAGCCTGCCTTGCTACCGCAGCGCCATCACCTGGCATGACGCTCCTGCTTCCGCTCGCGCGGCCTTCACTGAGACGGAACTATATTCCCTTCTCCAGCAGACGAACGCCAGTCGTATCCAAATGGATCGGCTAGCTATTTACCGAATGGGAGTAATTGCCTGGAAATGA
- a CDS encoding ABC transporter ATP-binding protein, translating to MLKQLRPLFPYFRKYRGGFFWGTLAIFLTNGIWILFPLIIRNAVDALNAGVTSQKLIRYSLLLIGVALMKGVFQFLTRWIVIGISRDIEYDLRNDLFHHLETLSYSYYQRTRTGDIMARATNDLNAVRMLLGPAIMYSANTIVFTAGALIFMISISPKLTLYAFLPLPIVSIVVQYFGTRIHQRFERIQAMFSEISARAQENFSGARIIRAFAQEGPEIANFENANREYIARSLKLVRLMGMLWPTLEVLLGLAVVLVLWLGGREVLLGRMTVGDFVAFNTYMVQLTWPVIALGWVINIFQRGTASMGRINEILTEKPEIRDSPAAQARPAVVNGEIEFRNLNFGYNGTPVLRDINLRIPAGSSLAIVGPTGSGKSTLVNLIPRIYDAPPGSVLIDGRPIRDFHLELLRHCIGFVPQETFLFSDSIRENISFGAERATLEQVQQAAAGASIAADIQEFPEQYQTIVGERGITLSGGQKQRTAIARALIRNPRILILDDALSSVDTYTEEKILDHLREVMQGRTTIFISHRVSTVRHADQIAVLHQGRIVELGQHEELLARKGYYADLYDKQLLEEELETV from the coding sequence ATGCTGAAGCAGCTGCGGCCTCTCTTCCCCTATTTTCGCAAGTACCGAGGTGGCTTTTTCTGGGGAACACTCGCGATCTTCTTGACCAATGGTATCTGGATTCTTTTCCCCCTCATAATTCGCAATGCCGTTGATGCGCTGAATGCCGGGGTCACCTCGCAGAAGCTGATCCGCTATTCGCTGCTGCTGATCGGCGTCGCTCTGATGAAAGGCGTGTTTCAGTTTCTAACGCGTTGGATCGTGATTGGCATCTCGCGCGACATCGAGTACGACCTGCGCAACGATCTCTTCCATCACCTGGAGACGCTTTCCTATTCCTACTACCAACGAACCCGCACCGGCGACATCATGGCTCGCGCCACCAACGATCTCAATGCGGTGCGCATGTTGCTGGGCCCGGCCATCATGTACTCGGCAAACACCATCGTGTTCACCGCCGGGGCGCTGATCTTCATGATCAGCATTAGTCCGAAGCTTACGCTTTACGCGTTTTTGCCCCTCCCCATCGTGAGCATCGTGGTGCAGTACTTTGGTACTCGCATTCATCAGCGCTTCGAGCGTATCCAGGCCATGTTTTCCGAAATCTCGGCGCGCGCACAGGAGAATTTCTCTGGCGCCCGCATCATCCGCGCCTTCGCCCAGGAAGGACCGGAGATCGCCAACTTTGAAAATGCGAACCGCGAATATATCGCGCGTAGCCTGAAGCTGGTGCGGCTGATGGGAATGCTCTGGCCTACCCTGGAAGTGCTGCTCGGTTTAGCTGTGGTATTGGTCCTCTGGCTTGGCGGGCGCGAAGTGCTTCTGGGCCGCATGACAGTGGGTGATTTCGTAGCCTTCAACACCTACATGGTTCAGCTCACTTGGCCGGTGATTGCTCTGGGTTGGGTGATCAACATTTTCCAGCGCGGTACCGCTTCCATGGGACGCATCAACGAGATTCTGACCGAAAAGCCAGAAATCAGGGATAGTCCTGCGGCTCAAGCTCGCCCGGCTGTTGTGAACGGCGAAATCGAATTTCGCAACCTCAACTTCGGCTATAACGGCACGCCGGTGCTGCGCGATATCAACCTCCGTATTCCTGCCGGCAGCAGCCTGGCCATTGTCGGACCCACAGGATCGGGAAAATCGACGCTGGTGAATCTGATTCCGCGAATCTACGATGCGCCGCCCGGATCGGTACTCATCGATGGCCGCCCTATCCGCGATTTCCACCTTGAATTGTTGCGTCACTGCATCGGTTTCGTGCCGCAGGAGACCTTTCTGTTCAGCGACAGCATCCGCGAGAACATTTCCTTTGGCGCCGAGCGCGCAACCCTCGAGCAAGTGCAGCAGGCTGCCGCTGGCGCCAGCATTGCGGCTGACATCCAAGAATTTCCCGAACAATACCAGACCATCGTGGGCGAGCGCGGCATCACCCTTTCGGGTGGGCAAAAACAGCGAACCGCTATCGCCCGGGCCTTGATCCGTAATCCCAGGATTCTGATTCTGGATGATGCGCTGTCGAGCGTCGACACCTACACCGAAGAAAAGATTCTCGACCACCTGCGTGAGGTAATGCAGGGACGCACCACCATCTTTATCTCTCATCGTGTTTCCACTGTTCGCCATGCCGACCAGATCGCGGTGCTCCACCAGGGACGCATCGTCGAACTCGGTCAACACGAGGAATTGCTCGCCCGGAAAGGCTACTACGCCGATCTTTACGACAAGCAACTGCTGGAAGAAGAGCTGGAAACCGTATAG
- a CDS encoding DUF2059 domain-containing protein, producing the protein MRAVKKGFVLGILSLFLVCYGYAQANPQSAPATKEQVMQLLEVTQSRQRLIQYFENAKVQARLGGEQGFKQQVPNATPEQLKKADAIVDELFDGWPIDEMIDAMIPIYQKHLTQSDLDAILGFYASPAGHKLLKETPAIMAEAMQVGGEIGRRRITEVNQRIQARILELARQSQVK; encoded by the coding sequence ATGCGAGCAGTGAAGAAGGGTTTTGTTTTGGGGATCCTAAGCCTGTTTCTGGTGTGCTATGGGTACGCCCAAGCTAACCCGCAGAGTGCGCCCGCTACAAAAGAACAGGTTATGCAGCTCCTCGAAGTTACCCAATCCCGGCAACGCCTGATCCAATACTTTGAGAACGCGAAGGTTCAGGCGCGTCTGGGAGGAGAGCAGGGATTCAAGCAACAGGTCCCCAACGCAACGCCGGAGCAATTGAAGAAGGCCGACGCTATTGTCGACGAATTATTTGATGGCTGGCCGATTGATGAAATGATTGATGCCATGATCCCGATCTATCAGAAGCACCTCACTCAAAGCGACCTGGACGCGATTCTCGGTTTCTACGCCAGCCCTGCGGGACACAAACTCCTCAAGGAGACTCCCGCCATAATGGCTGAAGCCATGCAGGTGGGCGGCGAAATTGGCAGGCGGCGGATCACTGAGGTGAATCAACGCATTCAGGCTCGCATTCTGGA
- the eno gene encoding phosphopyruvate hydratase, whose protein sequence is MSFVSEIHAREVLDSRGNPTVEAEVLLSSGDLGRAIVPSGASTGEHEAVELRDGDKNRYLGKGVVQAVENVNGPIAEALASMDASNQRAIDDKMRELDGTENKGRLGANAILAVSMAAARAVANHYQIPLYRYLGGVNANVLPVPMMNILNGGAHADNNVDFQEFMVMPVGAESFSEGLRWGVEVFHTLKGVLKKRGYNTAVGDEGGFAPSVKSNVEAIEVVLEAIQLAGYKPGEEVAIALDPAASELYQDGKYVFKKSDRSSKSSAEMVRYWAKWANDYPIVSIEDGLAEDDWEGWKMLTEELGNRIQLVGDDLFVTNVVRLEEGIERGVANSILIKVNQIGTVSETFDAIELARRNSYTAVISHRSGETEDTFIADLAVATGAGQIKTGSASRTDRIAKYNQLLRIEEELDTGARFLGLKALNYKGEVAAKVGA, encoded by the coding sequence ATGTCATTCGTATCCGAAATTCATGCACGCGAAGTTCTGGATTCTCGCGGCAATCCTACGGTCGAGGCGGAAGTGCTGCTGAGCTCGGGAGACCTGGGCCGAGCCATTGTGCCCAGCGGGGCCTCCACCGGAGAACACGAGGCCGTGGAGTTGAGGGATGGCGACAAGAACCGCTATCTGGGGAAGGGTGTAGTGCAGGCAGTTGAAAACGTAAATGGTCCGATTGCCGAGGCCCTGGCCAGCATGGATGCATCGAATCAACGCGCCATCGATGACAAGATGCGGGAACTTGATGGCACGGAGAACAAAGGTCGCCTCGGGGCTAACGCCATCCTCGCGGTCTCGATGGCCGCTGCGCGCGCCGTTGCCAATCACTATCAAATTCCGTTGTACCGCTATTTGGGCGGAGTGAACGCCAATGTGCTCCCGGTGCCCATGATGAACATCCTGAACGGCGGCGCGCATGCAGACAACAACGTTGATTTCCAGGAATTCATGGTGATGCCCGTAGGTGCCGAGTCGTTCTCCGAGGGGCTGCGTTGGGGCGTCGAGGTCTTCCACACGCTCAAGGGCGTGCTGAAGAAGCGAGGCTACAACACCGCAGTTGGTGATGAAGGCGGTTTCGCGCCCTCAGTAAAGTCAAATGTGGAGGCGATTGAAGTGGTGCTCGAGGCGATCCAGCTTGCCGGATACAAACCAGGCGAGGAAGTGGCGATTGCGCTAGACCCGGCGGCCAGCGAGCTCTACCAGGATGGCAAGTACGTTTTCAAGAAGTCGGATAGATCGTCGAAGAGCTCAGCCGAGATGGTGCGCTACTGGGCAAAGTGGGCGAATGATTACCCAATCGTCTCCATCGAGGATGGACTGGCGGAGGACGATTGGGAAGGCTGGAAGATGCTGACGGAAGAGCTCGGCAACCGGATCCAGCTTGTGGGCGATGACCTGTTCGTCACCAACGTCGTCCGGCTCGAGGAGGGAATTGAGCGTGGGGTGGCCAACTCGATCCTCATCAAAGTGAACCAGATTGGCACGGTCAGCGAGACATTTGATGCCATCGAACTGGCGCGACGAAACAGCTACACCGCTGTGATTTCGCACCGCTCCGGCGAGACCGAAGATACATTCATCGCCGATCTGGCGGTGGCTACCGGCGCCGGGCAAATCAAGACCGGCTCAGCCTCACGCACCGACCGCATTGCGAAGTACAACCAGCTGCTGCGAATCGAGGAAGAGCTAGACACCGGAGCGCGCTTCCTGGGACTGAAAGCGCTCAACTATAAGGGAGAGGTGGCGGCCAAGGTTGGGGCGTAA
- a CDS encoding glycoside hydrolase family 57 protein — translation MAQLRVVFLWHMHQPYYKDLVTGEYRLPWVRSHALKDYYGMVKLLDEFPQVHQTFNLVPSLITQIQDYASGSARDPFLEIAAKPAVDLSVEERRFALAYLFQANPVQMIGRYPRYQELWTKFIGAGGQASKAEPYFQKQDYTDLQVLSQIAWFDEFFLGEPEIAELVNKGRNFTPEDRSFVIRKERELCGRVLPAYAEAARQGRIEISTSPFYHPILPLLCDTNQGAVSSPQLPLPSRAFRHPEDAREQIKRGLDLHEEVFGVRPVGLWPSEGSVSEEVLAIASELGVRWMATDEGVLGRTLGIHFTRSAEGRLSSAHAEALYSPYRYEKGEVRMMNLVFRDHSLSDLIGFVYSGVAASEAAEHFVRNIKECAKPVLANGSDALVAVILDGENAWEFYPRSGREFLRRVYDALQRDPEIEALAVREALDRHGAGPKLTSLVPGSWINANFNVWIGAPEDNKAWDYLNDARDFYQRAAPTAEPEQRQLAMEELLIAEGSDWNWWYGPEHHSANDRDFDELYRKHLTNVYQALGVEAPDYLAHPIAMGVARPTWAPQTAYIHPRIGSGGLRYFDWIGAAMYTCDQHSGAMHGKTFLLDSAYAGIDEKNLYGRLDFAGGIPGEQLQLSVNLEIFRRPVGTVAPEAIGTQHPSPTASDTTRMRLLANLNKKLEGWELRTGRKDEVVLASSNRPEGLQVVLPRNFEFQVPLEKLGVAENSSIRLRFGLWRDGMPVDAVPLEGSMTLQVADEEQLQRNIFENIG, via the coding sequence ATGGCTCAATTGCGCGTCGTTTTTCTTTGGCACATGCACCAGCCTTATTACAAGGATCTGGTGACGGGCGAGTACCGGCTTCCCTGGGTCCGTTCCCACGCCTTGAAGGATTACTACGGCATGGTGAAGCTGCTGGACGAGTTCCCGCAGGTGCATCAGACATTCAACCTGGTGCCATCGCTCATCACGCAAATTCAGGATTATGCTTCCGGATCGGCCCGCGATCCTTTTCTGGAGATCGCCGCTAAGCCCGCTGTCGATCTTAGCGTGGAGGAGCGCCGGTTTGCTCTTGCCTACCTCTTTCAGGCGAATCCCGTTCAGATGATCGGCCGCTATCCCAGGTATCAGGAGCTATGGACGAAGTTCATTGGCGCCGGCGGGCAGGCAAGCAAGGCCGAACCTTATTTTCAGAAGCAGGACTACACCGACCTGCAAGTACTTTCTCAGATTGCATGGTTTGACGAGTTCTTCCTGGGGGAACCGGAAATCGCAGAACTGGTTAATAAAGGCCGCAACTTTACGCCGGAGGATCGCTCGTTCGTCATCCGGAAAGAGCGGGAGTTATGCGGCCGCGTGCTGCCGGCGTATGCGGAAGCAGCGCGGCAAGGGCGAATCGAAATCTCCACTTCGCCGTTTTACCACCCCATTTTGCCCTTGCTGTGCGACACCAATCAGGGAGCTGTCTCCAGCCCCCAATTGCCGCTGCCAAGTCGCGCATTTCGCCATCCCGAGGACGCCAGAGAGCAAATTAAGCGCGGACTCGACTTGCACGAGGAGGTCTTTGGGGTTCGGCCGGTTGGACTCTGGCCATCGGAGGGCAGCGTATCGGAAGAAGTGCTGGCCATCGCTTCCGAACTGGGGGTGCGGTGGATGGCCACCGACGAAGGGGTACTGGGCCGCACATTAGGAATTCATTTCACACGATCAGCCGAAGGACGACTCAGCAGTGCCCATGCCGAAGCCCTCTACTCGCCCTATCGTTACGAAAAGGGCGAAGTACGGATGATGAACCTGGTTTTCCGCGATCACTCACTCTCCGACCTGATTGGTTTTGTCTATTCGGGAGTAGCGGCAAGTGAGGCGGCCGAACATTTCGTGCGCAACATAAAGGAATGCGCCAAGCCTGTCCTTGCCAACGGAAGCGATGCTCTGGTGGCAGTGATCCTGGATGGGGAGAACGCGTGGGAGTTTTACCCCAGATCGGGGAGAGAATTCTTGCGCCGAGTATACGACGCGTTACAACGTGATCCTGAAATTGAAGCGCTTGCAGTAAGAGAGGCATTAGACCGACATGGGGCCGGGCCGAAGCTCACGTCCCTCGTCCCCGGTTCGTGGATCAATGCCAACTTCAACGTTTGGATCGGCGCGCCTGAAGACAACAAAGCCTGGGACTATCTGAACGACGCGCGCGATTTTTATCAGCGCGCCGCTCCCACGGCCGAACCAGAACAGCGGCAGTTGGCAATGGAGGAGTTGCTGATCGCGGAGGGCAGCGACTGGAACTGGTGGTACGGACCTGAGCATCATTCCGCGAACGACCGCGATTTTGACGAACTCTATCGCAAGCACCTGACCAATGTGTATCAGGCATTGGGCGTCGAAGCGCCTGACTACCTGGCGCATCCCATCGCTATGGGAGTTGCGCGGCCAACGTGGGCGCCACAGACCGCCTACATTCACCCACGCATCGGCAGCGGTGGATTGCGTTACTTCGACTGGATTGGTGCAGCGATGTACACCTGCGACCAACACTCCGGAGCCATGCACGGCAAAACTTTTCTGCTGGATTCGGCTTATGCCGGAATTGACGAAAAGAATCTATACGGGCGTTTGGATTTCGCCGGCGGCATTCCCGGAGAGCAGTTGCAGCTTTCCGTAAATCTCGAGATTTTCCGGCGGCCAGTGGGGACGGTAGCTCCCGAGGCTATCGGGACTCAACACCCGTCACCCACCGCTTCCGATACCACGCGCATGCGCTTGCTGGCAAACTTGAATAAGAAGCTGGAAGGTTGGGAGCTGCGCACAGGCAGGAAAGATGAGGTCGTTTTAGCTTCCAGTAACAGGCCAGAGGGTCTGCAAGTAGTGCTTCCAAGAAATTTTGAATTCCAGGTGCCTCTGGAGAAGCTGGGTGTGGCGGAGAATTCCTCGATCCGGCTGCGCTTCGGTTTGTGGCGGGATGGGATGCCGGTCGATGCCGTACCTCTGGAAGGCTCCATGACGCTGCAAGTGGCAGATGAAGAGCAGCTGCAAAGAAACATCTTTGAAAATATCGGGTGA